From Acidianus brierleyi:
ATAACCGTGCTCATTTATTTCAAATTCATTAGAATTTAATTTTTTTATTTCTATCCATCTATCTCCCTTAAAGCTCTCAATCCTTAAAACCTTACCTTCCTTAAGTTTTAAAGCTTGACCAAGAATCATCTTATCTGCTGACCTAGCAGGAATCCAAGGCATTTTACCACAATATTAGTCCAACGTTTCACGTTTATTAAATTATATTTACCTTATTTTGCATGTGAGAAAATGAGTAAAAGAACTAGACCTACGTTTGTTATTTTGGGAGTTTTAGTTGCGTTATCACTTATTCTTGCATTCGTAAATGTTCCAATGGCACAGTCTTCATCGCAAATAACCGCATACAAAGTCGTAGGATCTGCAGATCTTTCTAATCCTGGCTCTGAGTCTTTCTGGAGTAAAATACCGTGGAATAATATATCTTTAACAGCAAATATTCCAAACGCTCCAACATCTGGATTAACTCATTATATTCTAGTGAAGGCTGCATGGAATGGAAGTGATATAATAATTCTAGTTAGTTGGCAGGCATCTAAACCTGCATTTGGTGCATGGTCTACTGCAGCAGCTGGTGTATATCCTCCTGCAAGCGGTCCTGGTTTATTTAGAATTATAGAAATTACTCCAGGATCTACGTATAAGTTATATACAAATTATACTAACTATTCAAGCATAATTAATGGACAAACTAAAGTCGGAAGAATAGTTCTTAATTATAGTGGAGTTCTTGTCCCATTGCCTAATGATAGTCAAATTCAGGTTTTGCCTAATGGAACAATATTGCTATATCACTCACCTAGACCTATAGAAAGGATACTATATGAATCCGGGCTATTTTACGGATACTATACAAATTCTACATGGTACTACCCTGATAGAGTAGCTATGATGTGGTACATGGGCAGTGGAACTCCTACTATGGACGGTATGCATATAGGAGGAAAATATATAGGGCAAGTTTATGATGGAGAAAAAATGCCAGCTGCTGGAGGTGCGCTAAAACAGCCTGGCGGTGCGGCTAATATATGGATGTGGGTATCTGGTGCTACTTGGAATAATAAGACAGAAGATCCGGCGTTCGCTGCTAATCTCTGGGATAACGAATCAGACACAGGACTACCATATATAGATTCTGGTAATAGCGGATTTGCTGTTCCCTTATATACAAATAATACTAACATGTATGAAGTAGACTGCTCTGGTATATGGTATGCGCCAGTTCAGTCTTCTGGACTTAATGGATCATTATTCTTTATTAAAACCGGAGCAAAATATCAAAATGGATATTGGACAGTAGAGTATGTTAGACCACTTTCAGTTCCTTCCAATTATGCTAAATATATGCCAAACATCTCCTTAGGGAATACATATTATGTAGCATTTGCAGTATGGCAGGGACCATTAGGTGAAACACTATTTGATAAGTCAATAACATCGTCTTTCTTACAGTTACAATTATCTACAGAGTCGTCTCCGCCTCCTCCACCTATAGTAACTATTAACCCTGTAGTATTAGATACTACAGTAGCCGGCGTAGTGATAGCTGTGGTAGCATTAGCGTTAATATTCTTCATGTATAGAAAGTGAATAAAATGAATATAACTGAATTTTTATATAAAGATATAAAGATATATTCAATTTTTTTGGCAATTTCTGCTTCTCTTGAGTTTATTTTTGAAACAATATTCCCAATATCATATTTACCTCTTTCCATCCCAAATAAACTATTTTTAGAATACATAGGAACTGCGGGTCTTTATATGGAATATGTAGCTATGAGTATTGTAGCTATTGCGCTCTCATATAAAATAAAATCGTTATTACCTTTAGGTATTATTCTATTCATATCTCCAGTTTTCACATTTATTCCTAATTATTCATTATCTTTTTTATGGATGTCAATTCAGGTAGCTATTATTGTAATAGGAATTGTTGCACTCTTTGAAAGTTTATTCAGAAGTAACATGCTTTCTCTTTTACTAACACCTACATTAGCTATGATAATACTTTCATTATATGCTGGATATATGATAAATTTTGAGCATTTAACATTTGATTTTAGTTTTACCTACCTTTTTTTATTTTCAATAATAGGTTTCATGGCTTATACTGTATTATGGGGAAAAATAGTATCTAAAAGAAGTATAGCGTCATATATAGCTGGCATTCCTGCGGCTTTCATTTTCTTGCCTTTATATTTCATTGTTAGCACTAACAGATTTATGGAAATGATAATGGATATGACTCTTCCTGCAATTTTTGGAATAATATTTAATAATCCATTTCATGTTGAACTTTTTATTTTGCTTCTAAGTCTTGCATTATACCTTATTATTACAATAGCAATTAAGGGAAATACTTACGCTGGACTAGGATATTTCCTTATAATGAGTACCGTTTTCTTAGGATTAACTGGGTTTCACCTAATTATGTATATGATAACGCCAGTTATAGGATTTGCATTACTAAATTTAAAAGAAAGTAAAGGTATAAAGATTCTTGAATTAAGGAAAAAATCAGTCCAACGTTAAATCCTTAAAACTAATCAAGATATATTCTTTTCTTAAGTGATTCTTAATGATTAAAATAAGAATAGGTAAAGACGAGAAGAAGATACTTTCGCCTCAAGATCTATATTTTATTCAAAAATTGCTCAGAAAAATGAGAGACCCAAAAACTAAATTTGATTCAAAAGAATTCGTTAAAAAAGGAGACGAATATCTATTTAATTACGTTAACAAAAACGTTGGAGGAGTAGATGAAGGAAGAAGAAACTT
This genomic window contains:
- the cbsB gene encoding cytochrome b558/566 subunit B, which translates into the protein MNITEFLYKDIKIYSIFLAISASLEFIFETIFPISYLPLSIPNKLFLEYIGTAGLYMEYVAMSIVAIALSYKIKSLLPLGIILFISPVFTFIPNYSLSFLWMSIQVAIIVIGIVALFESLFRSNMLSLLLTPTLAMIILSLYAGYMINFEHLTFDFSFTYLFLFSIIGFMAYTVLWGKIVSKRSIASYIAGIPAAFIFLPLYFIVSTNRFMEMIMDMTLPAIFGIIFNNPFHVELFILLLSLALYLIITIAIKGNTYAGLGYFLIMSTVFLGLTGFHLIMYMITPVIGFALLNLKESKGIKILELRKKSVQR
- the cbsA gene encoding cytochrome b558/566 subunit A translates to MSKRTRPTFVILGVLVALSLILAFVNVPMAQSSSQITAYKVVGSADLSNPGSESFWSKIPWNNISLTANIPNAPTSGLTHYILVKAAWNGSDIIILVSWQASKPAFGAWSTAAAGVYPPASGPGLFRIIEITPGSTYKLYTNYTNYSSIINGQTKVGRIVLNYSGVLVPLPNDSQIQVLPNGTILLYHSPRPIERILYESGLFYGYYTNSTWYYPDRVAMMWYMGSGTPTMDGMHIGGKYIGQVYDGEKMPAAGGALKQPGGAANIWMWVSGATWNNKTEDPAFAANLWDNESDTGLPYIDSGNSGFAVPLYTNNTNMYEVDCSGIWYAPVQSSGLNGSLFFIKTGAKYQNGYWTVEYVRPLSVPSNYAKYMPNISLGNTYYVAFAVWQGPLGETLFDKSITSSFLQLQLSTESSPPPPPIVTINPVVLDTTVAGVVIAVVALALIFFMYRK